DNA sequence from the Gordonia polyisoprenivorans genome:
TCGGCGCATCGGGCATCCAGCAGGTCTACGACTCCCCCTTCATCAAGAATCTCAACAAGGGCGGCGTGTACGCCGTCGGCGATGTGAAGTACACGATCGTCGGCAGCCGGTACGACGAGATCACCACGCCGTACCAGTCGACCTTCTTCCCCGCGGGCACCAAGAACACGCGAAATATCGTGCTGCAGAACGGGTGCGAGCAGGACACCTCGGACCATCTGTCGTTGAGCTATTCGCCGCGCGCGGTGTCGATCGTCCTCAACGCCTTCGATCCGGCGGTTCCGATCGTGTGCGCGCCCAACGCCTGGCTCCTCGGCTGACGGCGAGACTCCACTTTCCGGCGAGGTGATGCCGCTCCCCATCGGCGGGGGCGGCATTGCCGTCTGCTCACCACACCTCAGAGATTCGGTTTCTCGTCGCCGGTCCTCAGCGGGTGCTGTCGCCCTCGGCGGTCACCGGACGCAGATTGGCCAGATGCGAAGGGCTGAGCAGTCGTTCGAGTTCGCCGCGCTCGAGGAGGCCCGCCTCGAGAACCAACTCGAGGACGGTACGCCCACTGCGCAACGCCTCCTGGGCGATTGCGGTCGAGGCGACGTAGCCCAGCGACGGACTCAGCGCCGTGACCAGACCGATCGAGTTCTCAACCCGATGCCGCAGCGTCTCCTCGTTGGCGGTGATGCCGTCGACACACCTGGCGGCGAGTGTCCGGCATGCCGCGCTCAGGTGGGTCATCCCGTCCGACAGGCAGGTCACGATGATCGGCTCGAAGGCGTTGAGCTGCAACTGGCCCGATTCGGCGGCCATCGTGATGGTGACGTCGTTGCCGATCACCTCATACGCGACCTGCGAGACCACCTCGGGTATCACCGGGTTCACCTTGCCGGGCATTATCGACGATCCCGCCTGGACCGGCGGCAGGTTGATCTCACCGAGTCCGGCCCGCGGCCCCGACGACAGCAATCGCAGATCGTTGCAGATCTTCGACAGCTTCACCGCGACACGTTTGAGAACCCCCGACAGGTGCACGAACTGGCCCACATCCTGCGTGGCCTCGACGAGGTCGTGCGCACTCACCAGGTCCAGACCGGTCTTGTCGCGGAGATAGCCGACAGCCTTGTCCGCGTAGCCGATCGGGGCATTGAGACCCGTGCCGATCGCGGTGGCACCGAGATTGATCTCGTGGACCAGGGTCGCCGCCTCCTGCAGACGTTGACGATCCTCGTCGATCATCACCGCGAACGCCCCGAACTCCTGACCGAGGGTCATCGGTACCGCATCCTGCAACTGGGTGCGTCCCATCTTGACGACCGAGGAGAACTCCGCGGCCTTGCGCGCAAAAGCCTGCTGCAGCACCGACATCGCCTCGTCGAGTTCACCGACTGCCCGGATGGTCGCCACGTTGACCGCGGTCGGGTAGACGTCGTTGGTGGATTGTCCGGCGTTGACATGCTCGTTGGGATGTAGATGCCGGTACTCGCCGCGACCGTATCCGAGTATCTCCAGCGCCCGGTTCGCGATCACCTCGTTGGCGTTCATGTTGGTCGAGGTACCCGCACCGCCCTGAATGACGTCGACGACGAACTGATCATGCAAGTCGCCGTCGAGGATCTCGTCGCAGGCCGCGCAGATCGCGGCCGCTCGCTCATCATCGAGGATGCCGAGATCGGCGTTCGCACGTGCCGCCGACCATTTCACCGCGGCGAGCGCACGGACGAGATGGACATTGGAGCCGATCGTCCGTCCGGTGACGGGAAAGTTCTCCACTGCTCGCAGGGTGTGGATACCCCAGTACGCCTCGGCAGGCACCTCGCGCAGGCCGAGCAGATCGGTCTCCACTCGCTCCTGGACCATCGTCACATTCTCACCTATCTTGCTGTCGGGCTGTCTGACAACTCTAGTGTCGTACATTGCTGAGCTATCGTCAACACGTACGACCACCACACACACCGGATCGATCACGGAGGATCACCCGATGACCAGCAGCTGGGCCGACCGCCGGCCCGTCACGACCCGGGTCAGCGCGGCCGAAGCGGTGTTCACCGACCTACGCCAAGCCATCGAGGGTGGTGACCTCCGCGTGGGTGAACGCCTCCCATCCGAGGCCGCGCTCGGTGAGCGCTACGCGGTGAGTCGATCGGTCGTCCGGGAGGCACTGCGCTCGTGCACGGCTCTCGGCCTCACCGAGACCCGCACCGGCCGAGGAACATTCGTGATCAGCAGCACGGTATCGCACGACCTGAAGGTCGGCGACTACACCGCGCGGGAACTCATGGAGGCGCGACCGCACATCGAGATCCCGGCCGCCGGGTGGGCCGCCGAACGCCACTCCGCCGACGACCTGCGCCAACTCACCGAATTGACGCAGGCCATGGCGGCCGAGTCGGATCAGACCGACTGGGTCGCCCTCGACGGACAGTTCCACCTCACGATCGCCCGAGCGAGTGGCAACCGGGTGTTCCAGAAGGCACTCGGCGACATCCGCAATTCACTGACGGGTCAGTCGGCCACCCTCAATCTGGCGACCGGACGCATGCGCCGGTCGAACGAGGAACACGAGCGCATCGTCGAGGCCATCGGCTCCGGCGACCGCCAAGCCGCCGAGCAGGCCATGGCCGATCATCTCGACGCCGTGCAGGTGGCGGTGCGGTCACTGACCCAGTGAACTACCCGAAGAACTTCTGCTGCAACAGATCTCAGAACTTGTTGCAGGTGCGCAACGCCTTCGCCATGGCGTCACGGGTCATCGTGCGCTGCTGTGCGCCGATGCCGTGATCACGCAGGAACGCCATCACCGTCGAGCGGACCGGGTGCGCGTGACGATTCTTCTCCCGCAGCGCTTTCCGCTGCTCAGGCGACAGCACGATCATCTCCTCGAAGTGCCGCTTGGCCCGCGGATGCGAGTTGATCTGCTGCCACAGCGCCGGATCCTCCACGGCGAGCGCCCGTTCCACCTGCATCACCGAACACGTCGTTCCGAACGCCTTCGGCGGTGGCGGGGGCGTCGGTGCGGCTCCGGCGATACCGGCTCCGCCCGCCCCGACCACACCTGCGATACCGATCCCCGCGACCGCAACCGTCACTCGACGTCGCGTCGTTGCCAACCCCATCGACATTCTCCAGCCCCTTCCTCGGCACCGTGCCGACCAATAACAGCCGAAGCACACCCAATCGCGAAAGCCTTTGCCGAGGCTGAGGACAAGCCGTGAGAACACCCCAGTAAGTCTGGGTGCAAGCAACGGTCAAGAGCAGGTCAACGATGTTTGCGACGTTCGTCCGATCAGGTGAAGATCGCCACCGTCTGGGTGCCGGTCATCACCAGTTGCCCGTCGGCGTCCCAGGCCTCCATCGTCTGGTAGGAGTAGCCACCGCGCGCAACGACGCTCGACGACCGCAACAAGAACCAACCGGTGGGGTCGACGACCTCGTCGGCGCAGATGTCGATGGACCACATCACGGTACTGATGGGCGCCCAGTCGGAGAATGCCGTCATCACTGCAGGCGGCAGGCTGTCACCGAGCGCGACGAGCGCGACGGCCGGATCGACACCCTCGGCATCACGGTGTCGCATCCACCAAAGCACCTCGGGCTCAGCGGCTTTCGTCACCGGCATCGCGCCGCCGGCGATCCGGCGCTCGAATTGGTCGGTGAAGGTCGGCTGCGGCCCGGGCCGTCCGTCGACGCTTGGGCAATCCTGCGGGCCGGCGACGTCGGGGCGAGGAATCAGGGTGTGCTCGACGGAGCTGTCACGCGTTCCGGCGAAGATCAGGGTCGATTGTGCCGCAACGGAATCACCGCTTCGGGTCTCGACGGCAACGCTCGTCACCGACCGGCCTTCACGGAGTCGTCGCGCCTGCACGTCCAACGTCTCGGTCACCGGAGCGGTGAACGCGAACTGCGCGGCCCGCAGGGCAGGCAGCGGCGCGCCGTCGGTCTGCTGGGCGGCCGCGACCACGAGTGCTGCGGTCAACCCGCCGTACGCGGTACGACCCTGGGTCCAGCCGGCCGGAATCGCGAACTCCAGGGCCGGGTCGAACGCGCGGAGCACCTCGGACAGAGAGGTGCCGCGGGATTCGTTGTCGGTAACCGTCATGCGGTCATTCTATGCAGGAGTGCATAGTCGGGTCGAGCGGGGTCCGATGCGGCCGGGGAGCGCTCAGCGCCAGGTGCGGGTCGGAACGAATCCGGCGTTGGCGCACGAGGTCTCGAGGTTCGGCGCTGGCGCGCCTCTCACCTCGACCACCGATCAATGGGGCGCTGTCGGCGAGAAGTAGAGCGCGGTCGGCGGGAGGAAGAGCGCGGTCGGCGAGATAGAGGGCGCTGTCGACGAGAGGTAGAGCGCCGTCGGCGAGAAAGAGGGCGCCGTCGGCGAGAGCACGACGACCCCGCCTCGCGGTGAGGGAGACGGGGTCGTTGTGAGGTGTTGTGCCGCCGGTGATGTCACCGGCGGGAAGTCACCAGCTCGACTTCTGCACGCCCGGCAGCTCGCCGGCGTGTGCCATCTCGCGCAGGCACACGCGGCACAGGCCGAACTTGCGGTACACCGAGTGCGGGCGACCGCACTTGTTGCACCGGGTGTAGGCGCGCACGGCGAACTTGGGCTTCTTGTTGGCCTTGTTGATCAGAGCCTTCTTGGCCATCTCAGTTGTCCTTCGCGTTGTTGTCCTTGAACGGGAAGCCCAGCGCGCGAAGCAGTGCGCGGCCTTCGTCGTCCGTGGTGGCCGAGGTGACGACGGTGATGTCCATACCGCGCGGCCGGTCGATGTTGTCGATGTTGATCTCGTGGAACATCGACTGCTCGTTGAGACCGAAGGTGTAGTTGCCGTTGCCGTCGAACTGACGGTCGCTCAGACCGCGGAAGTCGCGGATACGGGGCAGCGCGATCGACACGAGACGGTCGAGGAACTCCCACATCCGGTCGCCGCGCAGGGTCACGCGGGCACCGATCGGCATGCCCTCGCGCAGCTTGAACTGTGCGATGGACTTGCGGGCGCGACGGATCTCCGGCTTCTGGCCGGTGATCAGCGCGAGGTCGGCGACTGCGCCGTTGATGAGCTTGGCGTCGCGGGCGGCGTCACCGACACCCATGTTCACCACGACCTTGACCACGCCGGGGATCTGCATGACGTTGGCGTAGTCGAATTCTTTGTTCAGCGCGTCCTTGATCTCGGCACGGTAGCGCTGCTTCAGCCGAGGCTGGACCTTTTCAGTGGTGGTCATCTCAGATGTCCTTCCCGGTCTTGCGCGAGATCCGGACCTTCTTGCCGGTCTCCTCGTCGACGCGGTAGCCGACGCGGGTCGGGTTGCCGTCGGAGTCCACGACCATCACGTTCGACACGTGGATGGGGGCTTCCTGCGTGACGATGCCGCCCGAGGCCGCGCCACGCTCGTTGGCCGAGGCGGCGGTGTGCTTCTTGATACGGTTCACGCCCTCGACGAGGACACGCTCACGCTGCGGGTAGGCCTCGATGACCTTGCCCTTGGCGCCCTTGTCCTTGCCCGAGATGACGATCACGGTGTCACCTTTGTGCACCTTCATGTCAGATCACCTCCGGTGCCAGCGACACGATCTTCATGAACTTCTTCTCACGCAGCTCGCGGCCGACCGGGCCGAAGATGCGGGTACCGCGGGGGTCGCTCTCACCTTTGAGGATGACGGCGGCGTTCTCGTCGAAACGGATGTAGCTTCCGTCCGGACGGCGGCGCTCCTTGGTGGTGCGCACGATGACCGCCTTGACGACCTCGCCCTTCTTGATGTTGCCACCGGGGATGGCGTCCTTGACAGTGGCGACAATGGTGTCGCCGATGCCGGCGTAGCGCCGCGACGAGCCGCCCAGCACGCGGATGCACAAGATTTCCTTGGCTCCCGTGTTATCGGCGACCCGCAGGCGAGACTCCTGCTGAATCATTCGATTCTCTCCTTGACCTGGATGTCGTCGACACGCCGAATCCACTGGTGCGGATCTGGCGTATCTGTGCGCCGGATTTCCGACCCGACGCACACGGCCTGTTGCCATCGGACACACGCCTGCCTGGGCTTTTCCGCCGTCAGCGGGCCTTCCCAGTGGGTTCACGAGCCGATTCGCGGCGCTCACGCACCGCAGGCAACCCGTCCAGTGTAGGTGAAACCGCAGGTGGGAACCAAATCCTCGGCGCTGCCCGTACCCGCGGAGCGTGCGATGGGGTTTCGTCGGCCGGGCATCCGGGCAATGCCTGGCCCGGGCGTCGGGGGCGTGGGGACCACCGGCAGTGACGGGGAACACACGATCTCACGCGATCTGGACCCATCTACGCCCATCTGCCGCCCGAAGTCCCTGCCGAGCCACACCCGGCACCGCACCGACTCCGGTTCACGCCAAGGAGGCACCTCATGAGTGTTGACGACCTGACCATCGAACTCACCGACACCGATGGCGCCATTCCGATGACGGCGGCGCAGCGCGGCATCTACTACGCGCAGCTCCTCGAGCCCGAGGTGCCGATGTCGGTTGCCGCATTTGCCGAGTTCCACGACGCCGTCGACGCCGACCTCATGTGCCGCGCGGTCGCTGCCACCTCTGTCGAGACCGAGTCCGGTCTGATCACCCTGGTCTCCCCCGACGCCGTAGGCCACGCCGGCGAATCCGGAGACGGTGAGCCGCAAGACGGGGAGCCCCAGGTCCGGGTCGATCACACCCGCACCATTCCGCTGCACCGCCGCGACTTCTCCGCCGCCGACGATCCGCGCGCGGCCGCGTTAGCCTGGATCGACGAGCACCGCTCGCAGCCGACCGACCTGTTCTCCGACCCACTACTCGAGACCTACCTGCTCGAACTCGGCCCCCGACACAGCATCTGGTATTGCTGGGGGCACCATCTGGCCTTCGACGGCTACGCGGCGATGTACATGATGCTGCGCGTCGCGGCGCATTACACCGCACTGGCCACTGGTTCCGACGTACCGCCCGCGAACACCGCGACGATGGCACAGGTCGCCGAATTCGACCGGGACTGGCGCGAATCGCCCAATTTCGATGCTGCTCTGCAGTATTGGAATTCGCGTCTGCATGACGAGTCCGGCGCCCCCGCGGAGATCACCTCGCTGTCCACCGGATCGGCACCGGCCGCTCCGGTGGCGATGGTGCGCCCGGCGATCCTCGACGCCGACCTGATCGCCACCATCCGCGAGGTCGCCGAACGCCATCATGTGAAGGTGGCGTCGGTCATCACCGCCGCGGTCTCGGCCTACCTCGCCAAACTCAACAACCGCACCGAGGCGATGACCTCGCTGCCGGTGGCGTGCCGCGACAACGACCTGTTGCGCACCTCGGCGGGTCTGACGTCCAACGTCATCCCGATCCGCGTCGGGCTCGGCGCCGACGACACCCCGCGCAGCATCGCCGATCTCATCCGGGCCACCAACGACGACGTCCGGGCGGCGTTGCGCCATCAGCGTTTCCGCCACGAGGACATCACCGGTCGGGTGTTGGACTCGCCGTCGGGACGGCGCGGCTTCTTCGGCCCCATGATCAACGTGATGCTGTTCTTTGAGCACATCGATTTCGCCACTCTTCGAGGCGAATTGAACGTCCTGTCGACCGGGCCCGTCGAGGATGCCTCGATCAACGTCTACGACGGATTCACCGGCGGGATGCGACTCGATCTCGAGGCGAACCCGAACCTGTACTCCCCCGAGGAGATCGAAACCCATCACCATCGCATCATCGACTTCCTGGAACGGTTCGTCCGGTCCGACTCCGGCCTGCCGATCACCTCACTGCCGCTGCCCGGAATCGATGAACAGAGCCGGATCGACGTCGCATCACACGGCGACTCGGTCGATCTCGGCGACGAAACGGTCCTCGACCTGCTCGACGAGGCGGTGCGCACCCACACCGGGCACACCCGTTCGGGAGGCACCGCGATCGTCGACGCCACCTCCGGCGAAGCACTCGATCTGGCCGACTTCACCGCACTCGCACAGCACATCGCCGACGCTCTGGCCGCGCGCGGTATCGGACCGGAGTCGGTGGTCGGTGTCGCATTACCACGCGGTGTGGAGCAGGTCGTCGCGCTGCACGCGGTGATGCGGGCCGGTGCCGCATTCCTGCCGATCGATCCGGGCGAACCGGCCGAGCGACTCGCTCACATCGTCGCCACCGCCGACCCCACCGCGATCATCGTGGACTCCGACGGACCGGCACTGCCCACAGCAGCGGCCACCCTGACCGTGTCCGAATTGTTCACTGCTCCCAGCGATTCGGCAACCATCGAGAACGCGCCCGCCGAATCCGGCATCCGCCCGTCGCGTCCGCTGCCCGATCAGCCGGCCTACGTGTTGTTCACCTCCGGGTCGACCGGCATGCCCAAGGGCGTCACGATCACCCACCGCGCGCTGGCCAACCGCCTGCGCTGGACGCAGGACCGCTACCGGCTCGCCCCCGGCGACCGGGTGCTGCAGAAGACCCCCGCCACCTTCGACGTGTCGGTGTGGGAGTTCTTCTGGCCGTTCATCTCCGGGTCGGCATTGGTCGTGCCGACCCCCGACGGGCATCGCGATCCCTGGTATCTGCGTGAGGTGATCGACCGTCACGCGATCACCACCGTGCACTTCGTGCCGTCCATGCTGGCGGCCTTCGCCGAGACTCTCGGCACCGAACATGACACGGCAACAAGCACTCTGGGTAGCCTGCGGCGGATCATCACCAGTGGCGAGGCGCTGACCCCGGCCACCGTGGCCGCCACCGCACGCGTCACCGACGCACCGATCCACAACCTCTACGGCCCGACCGAGGCCGCGATCGACGTCACCCACCACGACCACTGCCGCGCCGACGACACCGTGACCCCCATCGGCACCCCGGTCTGGAACACCGACGCGATCGTCCTCGATCATCGCCTGTGCCCGCAGCCGGTGGGCGCAATCGGCGAACTCTATCTGGGCGGACCGCAGTTGGCCCGGGGATACGCCGCCCGAGCGGACCTGACGGCGTCGCGATTCATCGCCGCCGCCGACGGCCGACGCCTCTACCGCACCGGAGATCTCGTCCGTCGACGCACCGACGGTGCCCTGGAATACCTGGGCCGCAGCGACTCCCAGGTCAAGATCCGCGGCCAGCGGGTCGAACTCGGTGAGATCGAAACGGTGCTCGCGCAACTCGACGGTGTGTCCTCGGCAGCGGTGGCGTTGCGCGACGACGTCGTCGACGGTGACGTCGTGCTCGTCGGATATCTGTGCGGTGACCGACTCGATTCCCGCGACCTGCGCGGCGAACTCGCGCAACGACTCCCCGCCCACATGGTGCCCACCACCCTCATGCTCCTCGAACACATGCCGACCACCGCCAACGGCAAGCTGGATCGTCGTGCCCTCCCGGTACCCGAGCGCGCCGACTCCGGTGCGCACGTCGAGCCGGTCGGGGCGACCGAACACCTCGTCGCCGACCTCGTCGGCGAGGTCCTCGGGCGTTCGTCGATGTCGATGTCGGACAACTTCTTCGATGCCGGCGGCAACTCGCTGTCGGCGACGCGTGTCGCGGCGCGACTGTCCCGCGCGACCGGGCGCCGTGTCGGTATCCGCGACATCTTCGACTCCGCCGATCTGCGCGCGTTGGCCACCGTCGTCGACGACACCGCACTCCATGCGGCACCGGACTCCACCCGGTGGCACTCCCCCAGCGGTCCGGTTCCGCTGTCCCCCGCCCAGCATCGCCTGTGGCTGACCGACCGGCTCGGTTCCACCGACTCGGCCAACTACCACATCCCGTTCTCGGTTCGTCTCGTCGGCCAACTCGACGTCGACGCACTGCACGCGGCTCTCGTCGACGTCATCGCCCGCCACGAACCGCTGCGCAGCACGGTGACCGAGATCGACGGCACCGCCTGCATCGAGGTGCACGACGCCGCCGACGTCGACATCGATCTGACCGTCACCGAGACCGACAGGGCCGTGAGCGATCTCGAGTTCGCCGGCGCCCCCTTCGATCTCGCCCACGACATCCCGTTGCGTGCCCGTCTGGTCCGGGCCGGTTCCGACGATCACCGTCTGACGATCGTCATCCACCACATCGCCGCCGACGGGTGGTCGCTGACGCCGCTGGCCGACGACCTCGCGACCGCGTACCGCAGTCGCGCGGCCGGGCATGCCCCCGAGTGGGAGCCGCTCGGGGTGTCCTACTCGCAATTCAGCGCCACGCAGCACGCGGCCATGAAAAGCTCTTCCGCTGCAGACGATCTCGAATTCTGGCGGGCGACGCTGGACGATGCACCCACCGAAACCGAATTGCCCGTCGACCGCCCCCGGCCCCGCGAATACGATTCGCGCGGCGCCACCGTGAGCGCCTGGCTGCCCGCGCACACGCACGCCGCCCTGCACGCCGCCGCCGAATCCCGCGGAGCGAGCACCTTCATGGCGCTGCACGCGTTGGTGGCCGCGTTGCTGCGCACCGGGTCCACCCACGACGATCTGGTGATCGGCACGCCGGTCGCCGGTCGCGGCGACGCCGACCTCGACCATCTCATCGGCATGTTCGTCAACACCGTTCCGCTGCGCACCCGCGTGGACAAGCACCTCGGATTCGATGCCCTGCTCGACACCGTCCGGACCGTCGATCTCGATGCGTTCGACCACGCCGAGTTGCCCTTCGACAGGATCGTCACCGAGCTCAATCCGACCCGCGCCGCAGGCCATCACCCGTTCTTCTCGGTGTCGGTCGCTCTCGAGGACGCGATCACCGGCGGTCACGGCGCCGGCCGCGACGGCGCGGACGCGATCGATCTCGACTTCGCCGATCTGTCGGCCACCGCCTCGCGGATCGACGTCGGCCACACCAAGTTCGATCTGCAGTTCACCTTCACCGAGCGGCACGCCGCCGACGGCACGCCGGCCGGGCTCTCGCTCGAGATCGGTTATGCGACCGCACTGTTCGATGCGACGACCATCACCTCACTGGCCACCCGACTGCGCCGCATCCTCGAGGCGGTCGTGGCCGACCCGGCACGCCCCATCGGCGACATCACCCTCCTCGATCCCGCCGAGCGTCTCGGCCTCGTCCCGGCCGTCGGCATCGCCGGACGTCCCGGCGAACATCTCACCGGCCTCCTCACCGAGGCCGTGCGCGCCGAACCGGACCGCATCGCGGTGCGCGACGCGACCGCCGCCCTGACCTACCGTGAGCTCGACCGTCGGGCCAACCGGCTCGCGCGCGAGTTGCTCGATCTCGGAGCCGGCCCCGAGTGCTTCGTCGCGGTCGCCCTGCCCCGCGGGGTCGACACGATCACCGCGGTGTGGGCGATCACGCGAACCGGAGCGGCGTGGGTGCCCGTCGATCCGAACTATCCGAGCGAGCGGATCGCCTACATGATCGACGACTCGCAAGCCGTTCTGCTGCTGACAGATTCGGCGTCGGCACCGGCGGTGAGCGGCATCGCCGGCGATCGGCGCGTCGTCGTTCTCGACGAGGCCGACGGCTGGACCGGGCATGACGACGCACCCATCACCGCCGGCGAACGACCCGCACCGCTGTCGGTCGATCACCCCGCGTACCTGATCTACACCTCCGGCACGACCGGCACCCCGAAGGGCGTCGTGGTGAGTCACCGGGGGCTGGCCGACTTCGCGGCGCATCAGGTGGTGCACTTCGGGTTGACCGCCCGGTCACGCACACTGCACCTCGCCTCGCCGAGTTTCGACGCCTCGGTCCTGGAGATGCTGATGGCGATCGCGGCGGCAGCGACCATGCACATCGCCCCGCCGGGACTCGTCGGCGGACGCGAACTCGCCGAACTGATCAACGACCGCGGCATCACCCACGCCTTCCTCACGCCGTCTCTGCTGTCCACCATGGGTCCCGACGACGTGCCGGGTCTGCACGCGCTGGTGATCGGCGGAGAACACCCCAATCCCGAGGCGGTGCGCGACTGGTCGCGGGGCCCGGCCCTGTTCAACGCGTACGGGCCGACCGAGACAACGGTGGTGGCCACCGTCTCCGAGCAGATCACCCCGCTGGATTCGACGATCACCATCGGACGACCCATCCGTGGGATCGCCGCAATGGTCCTCGACGAGCGGCTGCAGCCGGTCACACCCGGCACGGTCGGCGAGTTGTACATCGCCGGACCACATCTCGCCCGCGGCTATCACGGTATTCGGCCGCTGACCTCGAAGCGCTTCATCGCCAACCCCTTCGGTGCACCCGGCGACCGGATGTACCGGACCGGCGATCTGGTGCGGTGGACCGCCGAGCACGAGCTGGAGTTCCGTGGGCGTACCGACGATCAGACCAAGATCCGTGGGCACCGGATCGAACTCGGCGAGATCGACGCGGTACTGACCGCCGACGACGCCGTCGCCTCCGCGGTCACGATCACCAGCGGCTCCGGTGAGAGCGCGAGCATCGTCGCGTTCGTCACGCTCGACGGCGACGTCGATCCCGCCGCGGCACTCGCGGGCGTCTCCGACCGCATCCGCGATCACCTTCCCGCGCACATGCTTCCGCGCAGTATCGTCGCCCTGTCGGCGATCCCGACCACCCCGATCGGCAAGATCGATCGCCGCGCGCTCGCCGACCCCGAGACCGTCGCCGCCCGCAAGGTCGGCGAGATCGGTTCGGACACCGGTGAATACGTCGCGCCCGTCGGTGCCGCCGAACGCATGGTGGCGCAGGTGATCGCCGAGCGGTTGCAACTCGACCCGGCGAGCGTGGGTCGCGATCACGACTTCTTCGAGCTCGGCGGCAACTCGCTGCTGGCCACCCACCTCGCCGGCGCGCTGGAACAGCTCGGCGGGCGTCGTATCGAGGTCCGCGAGGTGTTCGCCCATCCCACCGTGGCCGGTCTGGCGCGGCTGGCGGGCGAGGTCGGCGCAGTCGACCCGACACCGGGTACGGCACCCGCCCCGCAGTCCGACGACGGTCCCGTCGTTCCCGGGCCGGCGCAGCAACAGCTGTGGTTCCTGAACCGTCTCGGCGCCGATGATCCCGACGCCGACACCGCCTCGTACACGATCGCCTTCGCCCTCGAACTGCGCGGTGACCTCGACGTGGACGCGCTCCGGGAAGCGTTGCGCCACGCGGTCGATCGTCACGAGCCGCTGCGCACCATCTATCCCGACGTCGACGGGCGGCCCGAGCTGCGGGTCCTCGACACCGACGATGCCGCCGTCGATCTCGCGCTCGAGCACACCACCGCCGAGCTGTGGCCGCAGGCGGCCCGCGCAATGGCGCGGCAACCGTTCGATCTGACCCGCGACACCCCGCTGCGGGTCGCATTGCACCGGATCGATTCGCCCACAGGCGACTCCGATCATCACAAGCTGACCGTCGTCGTGCACCATATTGCTGCCGACGGCTGGTCGATGGCGCCGCTCGCGAACGACATCGCCGGCGCCTATGCGCGGATTCGCGACGGTCGATCATCGTCGCAACCGCCTCTCCGGGTCGGCTACCGCGACCATCTGCGGTGGCAGGCCCGGGGTCTCGGCGTCGATCCCGGCGCGGTCGTCCACCCGCGCCGGATCGACGACCGGGACAGTCGCCTCGCGACG
Encoded proteins:
- the rplX gene encoding 50S ribosomal protein L24, coding for MKVHKGDTVIVISGKDKGAKGKVIEAYPQRERVLVEGVNRIKKHTAASANERGAASGGIVTQEAPIHVSNVMVVDSDGNPTRVGYRVDEETGKKVRISRKTGKDI
- a CDS encoding FadR/GntR family transcriptional regulator; amino-acid sequence: MTSSWADRRPVTTRVSAAEAVFTDLRQAIEGGDLRVGERLPSEAALGERYAVSRSVVREALRSCTALGLTETRTGRGTFVISSTVSHDLKVGDYTARELMEARPHIEIPAAGWAAERHSADDLRQLTELTQAMAAESDQTDWVALDGQFHLTIARASGNRVFQKALGDIRNSLTGQSATLNLATGRMRRSNEEHERIVEAIGSGDRQAAEQAMADHLDAVQVAVRSLTQ
- a CDS encoding aspartate ammonia-lyase, with the protein product MVQERVETDLLGLREVPAEAYWGIHTLRAVENFPVTGRTIGSNVHLVRALAAVKWSAARANADLGILDDERAAAICAACDEILDGDLHDQFVVDVIQGGAGTSTNMNANEVIANRALEILGYGRGEYRHLHPNEHVNAGQSTNDVYPTAVNVATIRAVGELDEAMSVLQQAFARKAAEFSSVVKMGRTQLQDAVPMTLGQEFGAFAVMIDEDRQRLQEAATLVHEINLGATAIGTGLNAPIGYADKAVGYLRDKTGLDLVSAHDLVEATQDVGQFVHLSGVLKRVAVKLSKICNDLRLLSSGPRAGLGEINLPPVQAGSSIMPGKVNPVIPEVVSQVAYEVIGNDVTITMAAESGQLQLNAFEPIIVTCLSDGMTHLSAACRTLAARCVDGITANEETLRHRVENSIGLVTALSPSLGYVASTAIAQEALRSGRTVLELVLEAGLLERGELERLLSPSHLANLRPVTAEGDSTR
- a CDS encoding hemophore-related protein, with the translated sequence MSMGLATTRRRVTVAVAGIGIAGVVGAGGAGIAGAAPTPPPPPKAFGTTCSVMQVERALAVEDPALWQQINSHPRAKRHFEEMIVLSPEQRKALREKNRHAHPVRSTVMAFLRDHGIGAQQRTMTRDAMAKALRTCNKF
- the rplE gene encoding 50S ribosomal protein L5; this translates as MTTTEKVQPRLKQRYRAEIKDALNKEFDYANVMQIPGVVKVVVNMGVGDAARDAKLINGAVADLALITGQKPEIRRARKSIAQFKLREGMPIGARVTLRGDRMWEFLDRLVSIALPRIRDFRGLSDRQFDGNGNYTFGLNEQSMFHEINIDNIDRPRGMDITVVTSATTDDEGRALLRALGFPFKDNNAKDN
- the rplN gene encoding 50S ribosomal protein L14, which produces MIQQESRLRVADNTGAKEILCIRVLGGSSRRYAGIGDTIVATVKDAIPGGNIKKGEVVKAVIVRTTKERRRPDGSYIRFDENAAVILKGESDPRGTRIFGPVGRELREKKFMKIVSLAPEVI
- a CDS encoding type Z 30S ribosomal protein S14, with the translated sequence MAKKALINKANKKPKFAVRAYTRCNKCGRPHSVYRKFGLCRVCLREMAHAGELPGVQKSSW
- a CDS encoding thioesterase family protein → MTVTDNESRGTSLSEVLRAFDPALEFAIPAGWTQGRTAYGGLTAALVVAAAQQTDGAPLPALRAAQFAFTAPVTETLDVQARRLREGRSVTSVAVETRSGDSVAAQSTLIFAGTRDSSVEHTLIPRPDVAGPQDCPSVDGRPGPQPTFTDQFERRIAGGAMPVTKAAEPEVLWWMRHRDAEGVDPAVALVALGDSLPPAVMTAFSDWAPISTVMWSIDICADEVVDPTGWFLLRSSSVVARGGYSYQTMEAWDADGQLVMTGTQTVAIFT